Genomic window (Prosthecochloris aestuarii DSM 271):
TGACTGATGTTATGAATTCAAGAGCACACCCCTCGGGGGACAGCGTCTCTCCGCTGCCCTGTGTTCAGCGAAACCACCCCGTTCCGGAGAGATTGCGGAGCGTTTTGCTTTGCAGGTTTTTTATGCAAATAAGATTTTGAAGTTAAAACTTTTTAGCGTTTAAACCAATTGAAATAGGTTTTCAGAAAATTATACCGGTCGTACATAACCGATCGCTCCCCTTCCCTCCAGACCCGACTGCGGGTAAAAAAGCGAAGAATCCGCGATTGCAGGCGTCCCGGCTTGAGAAATTCTGAAATTCCCTTCAACTCGCCGGAATGCTCACCGTTGAGATGAAAGGTGATGCGGGAACCAAACCTGAGATAAAACGGACCGGTGTCGAGCACATTTTCCTGCTGAATCTCGATCGAAAGATCACCCTTGGTGAAACCAAGCGAACGGCTGTGCAGCGGAGCGAAGAGCCCTTTGGTGAAGGCAGATTCCTTGACATCCAGAGCGTCGTGAACGATAAATTCTTCACGTTCGTTGTCGTGGAGCATGCATATGGCCAGCGGACGGTAGCCGTTGTTTCTGAAATAGATCACGTAATAGATAAGGTCGTAGCGGGAGGAATAGGCCCTTCCCCAGTACCATTTGTCTATATACTCATGCACCGGCATAGCGCCAAGGTTGTGGTCGTGATACCCCCGGGCGTGCACATCGATAGAGCGGGTCGTTTTTTTGAGGGTATCGTCAAGCCGTATGGTTCCGCTGACGCCTGCTTTGGGAACGGTCAGCAGCCACTCGTGATGCGGTACATGGCCGTTATTATTGTTGTCGTGCTTGGTGTAGGAGTAGCGTTTGAGCGACGAGAAACGAAGTCTGGCCGAGACCTTCTGCCGACGGGCCGGATAGTCGAAATCGATCTCGAGCATGTAGGCATTCTGCTCCTTGTCGTAGTAAAAGCGGTTCTTCTCGAAGGTGACGGAAATATCGATTCCTGAACTTTCGAAAAGCGGAGCCGGTCCTTCCTTGATAAAATTGAGGGTCTCTTTTCCCTGTTCGTAGAGCTGAAAGCTGAATCCGGAGTAGTCGAGCGCTTTGGGTGCGTCACTGCGGACTTTTTTCTGCCAGTCGAGGTAGTGCTGCATGTAGTAGGGCGAGAAGGCAAAGCCTGCGAACCAGATGCAGACCAGCGAAATACCTCGCTCTTCATCTTCCGCATCGAAATACCACCACTCGTAGGATCCGGGGTCTTGGAGGTCGTGCCAAATATCCTGCTCAAGTTTCGTGGAAATATTCATACAGCAACGGCGAAGGTAAAGGAACCGCATGCAACCGTGTCAGAACACTGTTACCCGGGTTGTTGATTGTATCGCTGGAAAGATAAGGGAAAGATATGAGAATTCCGTGTGGTCAGCGCTGTGTCAAACGCATCAAGTACCGTGGTGGACAGAGAGGGAATCGAACCCCCGACACAAGGATTTTCAGTCCTTTGCTCTACCAACTGAGCTATCTGTCCTTGAAACGTGGAGACAAATATAGGGATTGCAAGAACAAATGCAAAGAAAAAATCGCAAAAAGATAGAAAAGAGGGGACGAAAGAGGGGACGTTCTTTCCCATGTATACTAAAAACAAAGACGAGCTGTTACGATCGAAATTCTGTGACACAATAAGTCAAGGCGATCACAAACTGTAACACATTGCGTATAAATCATCAGGAATAAACCCTGTTTTTTCATTTGGATGATATAAATGCCGGATATAAATTACTTCTTCAATACACCAGAAATCCTTTTGTCAGTCCCCTGTATACCCTGCTGACAAGCAATCAATCCATGTTCCATGCCAAGAGGAGCGAGACTCGATAGCCCAGGAACCCTTCACCACGTCATGATGAGAGGCATTGAAAAAAGCCTGATTTTTTATGACGACCATGATCGGAGAATGATGCTGAAAAAAATCGGCTTTCTTTCAAAGGAAACAGGAACGCCCATTTACGCTTTCGCACTGATGCCAAATCATGTCCATCTGCTGCTTAAAAGCGGCGCTAAAGGGTTGCCTACGTTTATGCGCCGGCTACTCTCGTCTTATGCCATGTTTTTTAACTCCCGGCATAAGCGCGTCGGGCATGTCTTTCAAAACCGATATAAATCGATAATCTGTGAGGAGGATCGATATTTTCATAAACTGGTCGCCTATATCAACCTTAACCCTTTGAGAGGCGGGCTGACGGACTCATTGGATACGCTTATTCATTACCCCTGGTGCAGTCATGGAAGGATTGCCTTCGGAACAAAAAGCGACTGGCTGGAGCGGAACTATGTCTTATCGAGTTTTGGTGATACAGAACAAGCTGCACGGCGCGCTTACTTCCAGTTCATGTCTGAAGAATTTCCTTATGACCGGACGAATGAACTTAACGGAGGAGGTTTAGTTCGGTCGAAGGGGGGATGGTCAGCAGTGAAATCATTACGCTCTCAAGGGAAAAAAATTGAGTCTGATGAGCGGATTCTTGGCTGTGACCTGTTTGTCAGAAAGATCTGCCAGCAAGCTGAAGCGCAAGTTGCACGACAGCTCCCGCATAATGAAAAGCTTGAGGAAGCGCTGAAGACAATTGAAGAATACTGTAGCGAAGCCAATATCAGCCTTTCTCATCTCCGCTCCGGAAGCAGAAACGACAACCTCCCCATGTTGCGGCAGGAACTGGCCAAACACCTTGTCAACAAGATCGGGCTGACCCTGGCTGAAACAGCTCGCCAGCTTGGAGTCACAACATCAGGGGTCAGCAAGATGCTTGAACGATGCAGGCGTGATCATTAAGCTTGCAGTCCCTCTCGTAGTATACTTAGGAAAGAACGTCCCCTTCTTTCTGTCGGCGCGGAGGAGTGAAGGGCGACGGGGCGATTGGCGCCTGTCGGCCCAATCACCTCTTCCCCCCCTCCGACACTCTTTTACACTGTTACGCGTTCGATGCCTTTTTTGAGGCGGCGGATGACGGTTTGTTTGCCGAGGACTTCGAGCATGTGGTAGAGACTTGGGCCGAAGCCGACGCCTGAGCTGAGGATCCTGAGCGGGTGTATGAGAAATGCGGGTTTTTTGCCTTTTGGTGCGACGAATGCCTTAAGCATGGCTTCAATGTTGTCGGCACTGAAATCATCGCTTTCTTCGAGTTCGGTGATGAATTCGGCAAGCACCTCGTTGGTATCGTCCTGCCAGCGTTTTGCTACTGCGGCTTCGTCGTAGGTTTCGGGATCGAAGTAGAAGTAGTTCGAGAAGGTGATAAACTCGTTTTCGAAGTTGACGCGTTCGCGCATGAGGTCGATGACCTGTGTCAGGTATTCGTCGCTGCTGATGCGCGCAACATCCATGTCGGTCGACTTTTCAGCGAGTTCTTTCTGGAGAAGCGGCTTGATTGCCTGGATAATCTGGTCGACAGGACGGGCTTTGATATACTGTTTTTCAATCCAGTCAAGCTTGTCGATGTTGAAAACAGCTCCCGCTTTACCAACGCGTTCGAGCGAGAATTTCTGCACGAGCTCTTCGAGGGAGTAGATCTCCTGTTCCGAGCCTTCGCCTTCGTTCCACCCGAGCAGGGCGACGAAGTTAAGAATGGCGTCGGGGCTGTAGCCTTTGGCGATGAAGTCTTCAACCGCAACGTCGCCCTGGCGCTTACTGAGTTTTGAGCGATCCGGATTGAGGAGGAGCGGCAGATGAGCGAACCTGGGAGCTTCCCA
Coding sequences:
- a CDS encoding carotenoid 1,2-hydratase, yielding MNISTKLEQDIWHDLQDPGSYEWWYFDAEDEERGISLVCIWFAGFAFSPYYMQHYLDWQKKVRSDAPKALDYSGFSFQLYEQGKETLNFIKEGPAPLFESSGIDISVTFEKNRFYYDKEQNAYMLEIDFDYPARRQKVSARLRFSSLKRYSYTKHDNNNNGHVPHHEWLLTVPKAGVSGTIRLDDTLKKTTRSIDVHARGYHDHNLGAMPVHEYIDKWYWGRAYSSRYDLIYYVIYFRNNGYRPLAICMLHDNEREEFIVHDALDVKESAFTKGLFAPLHSRSLGFTKGDLSIEIQQENVLDTGPFYLRFGSRITFHLNGEHSGELKGISEFLKPGRLQSRILRFFTRSRVWREGERSVMYDRYNFLKTYFNWFKR
- a CDS encoding transposase encodes the protein MPRGARLDSPGTLHHVMMRGIEKSLIFYDDHDRRMMLKKIGFLSKETGTPIYAFALMPNHVHLLLKSGAKGLPTFMRRLLSSYAMFFNSRHKRVGHVFQNRYKSIICEEDRYFHKLVAYINLNPLRGGLTDSLDTLIHYPWCSHGRIAFGTKSDWLERNYVLSSFGDTEQAARRAYFQFMSEEFPYDRTNELNGGGLVRSKGGWSAVKSLRSQGKKIESDERILGCDLFVRKICQQAEAQVARQLPHNEKLEEALKTIEEYCSEANISLSHLRSGSRNDNLPMLRQELAKHLVNKIGLTLAETARQLGVTTSGVSKMLERCRRDH
- the gltX gene encoding glutamate--tRNA ligase, yielding MQTTLGPRVRTRFAPSPTGYLHVGGLRTALYNYLYAKKVGGDFIVRIEDTDQARKVEGADQSLLKTLEESGIVADESILHGGNFGPYMQSERLDTYAQYCRQLLDQNNAYYCFSTAEELDENRKLQMKQGIQPKYNRKWLPETMGGNMPQSEIQKKLDEGAPYVIRMKVPDYISIMFEDIVRGPVEFDSATVDDQVLMKSDGFPTYHFASVIDDHLMEITHIIRGEEWLSSMPKHLLLYEFFGWEAPRFAHLPLLLNPDRSKLSKRQGDVAVEDFIAKGYSPDAILNFVALLGWNEGEGSEQEIYSLEELVQKFSLERVGKAGAVFNIDKLDWIEKQYIKARPVDQIIQAIKPLLQKELAEKSTDMDVARISSDEYLTQVIDLMRERVNFENEFITFSNYFYFDPETYDEAAVAKRWQDDTNEVLAEFITELEESDDFSADNIEAMLKAFVAPKGKKPAFLIHPLRILSSGVGFGPSLYHMLEVLGKQTVIRRLKKGIERVTV